In Ignavibacteriota bacterium, one genomic interval encodes:
- a CDS encoding carbohydrate binding domain-containing protein — MRAFVVAVAVMLVMSGGEGFGRTFVVSPAGNDPATGTIAAPWRTLGKANAALLAGDTVLVRGGTYPERIAPSRSGASGSPIVYRAFPGELAIVSGADDSDLNLLALHGSWVVVEGFTFRNQDFFDLPGRQDYWVVIEGHHNTFRYNRMIADGDVNDNIYNRSALSRGIAEAGQYNLIEHCFIRGLSFGIVIAGSSPRFTVVRFDTVYACGQNNIDVGSTADGTTAYHGTLIEYCVLDTSVIEDNIQFEPDYGDPTTTLHNRGTIIRFNRMGNAAENAIDLKGAGHTFIQYNLIYGSSGDDDGAIGGHDAGSGGGVTANANTPTRNTIVRGNVIWDHSTGLDMAEGDHYYNNTILNNRRTWQGSNQTSGDFAGLRAYSYPNTKRAFLNNIVAGQPNRGVFDWMMDWGDKFHLDNNLYFDQGAAVRFYHRMNGSMVTTQSLASWQSALTTYGGYGYLQGKDAHSVEADPAFVNAPIYAAGFDPAWNFTPGGGSPAIDAGSALTAAVGTGTNTNVIVVGDAYFFCDGFGIIDGDLIRIGSDPAVRVVAINYATNTITLAEPRTWGNGAPVYLDFNGNGPDIGAVESGTAAVTPSAPAPARLMLPEDGAQDVGSASYLTWEAPSSAVSYHIQVALTSTFTSTAVNQAGIIGTSYPAGALAGGTTYYWRVRAANTGGYSSWSTARSFTTAAGSGGDGKTGVNLLINGDFENGTSGWSFFTNGSGAFSTVSPGAEGASSGRVTISTGGTNIQVFQGDLPLTAGTYYRLTFSAYSSTGHDMALGLMQHTSPYTNYGLWTRTVCLGTSWRTYTVYMLAQNFSGSVTDGRLQIWFPAFARAGDAYHIDGLSLQEVDPPSPPPLPTVNFPVSGAVDLPFPARISWSGADAVDEYRVQIARDAQFATIVCDTLVADTLVEVQALDPATQYFHRIQAQHVGGTSSFSPVRSFTTAVTKTAVEEIDGLPERIVLDQNYPNPFNPTTMIRYRLNAATKVRLAVYNTLGAEVAVLADHAMPAGEHEVPFQASSLASGTYFYRLIAGGVVETRRMLLVR, encoded by the coding sequence ATGCGAGCGTTCGTTGTTGCAGTTGCCGTGATGCTGGTGATGAGTGGTGGAGAGGGGTTCGGTCGCACGTTTGTCGTGTCGCCGGCAGGGAATGACCCCGCAACAGGAACGATCGCAGCTCCGTGGCGGACGTTGGGAAAGGCCAACGCAGCTCTCCTTGCAGGGGATACGGTGCTGGTCAGGGGAGGGACGTACCCCGAGCGGATCGCACCTTCGCGTTCCGGTGCAAGTGGTTCCCCGATCGTCTACCGGGCGTTCCCGGGTGAGTTGGCCATCGTCAGCGGTGCGGATGACAGCGACCTCAATCTCCTTGCGTTGCACGGCAGCTGGGTGGTCGTGGAAGGGTTCACCTTCCGGAACCAGGATTTCTTCGACCTTCCGGGCAGGCAGGACTACTGGGTGGTGATCGAAGGTCATCACAACACGTTCCGCTACAATCGGATGATCGCGGATGGGGACGTGAACGACAATATCTACAACCGGAGTGCACTGTCGCGGGGCATCGCGGAAGCAGGTCAATACAATCTGATCGAGCACTGCTTCATTCGCGGACTCTCCTTCGGGATCGTCATTGCCGGCTCCTCACCCCGCTTCACGGTCGTGCGCTTCGATACGGTCTACGCTTGCGGTCAGAACAACATCGATGTCGGTTCCACGGCCGACGGTACCACGGCGTACCATGGCACGCTGATCGAATACTGCGTCCTTGACACGTCGGTCATCGAGGACAATATCCAGTTCGAGCCGGACTACGGCGATCCCACGACGACCCTTCACAACCGGGGGACGATCATCCGGTTCAACCGGATGGGGAATGCTGCAGAGAACGCCATCGACCTGAAGGGTGCCGGGCATACGTTCATTCAGTACAATCTGATCTATGGCTCCAGCGGTGACGATGACGGCGCCATTGGCGGCCATGATGCGGGGAGCGGTGGTGGCGTCACGGCGAACGCGAATACACCTACACGGAATACCATTGTCCGGGGGAATGTCATCTGGGACCATTCAACGGGTCTGGACATGGCAGAGGGCGATCACTACTACAACAATACCATCTTGAACAACCGCCGCACCTGGCAGGGATCCAACCAGACGAGCGGGGATTTCGCAGGGCTGCGCGCGTACAGCTATCCAAACACCAAACGAGCGTTCCTGAACAACATCGTTGCCGGCCAGCCGAACCGTGGGGTCTTTGACTGGATGATGGACTGGGGAGACAAGTTCCATCTCGATAATAATCTGTACTTCGATCAGGGTGCGGCTGTTCGATTCTACCATCGCATGAACGGCTCCATGGTGACGACGCAGAGCCTGGCCTCCTGGCAAAGCGCCCTTACCACCTATGGAGGATATGGCTATCTGCAGGGGAAGGATGCCCATTCCGTCGAGGCCGATCCCGCATTCGTCAATGCTCCGATCTACGCAGCAGGATTTGATCCCGCCTGGAATTTCACCCCGGGCGGTGGCTCGCCTGCCATCGATGCGGGAAGTGCGCTGACCGCCGCCGTGGGGACAGGGACCAACACCAACGTGATCGTCGTCGGCGATGCGTATTTCTTCTGCGACGGTTTCGGGATCATCGATGGGGACCTGATCAGGATCGGATCCGATCCTGCCGTCCGCGTCGTTGCGATCAACTACGCGACGAACACCATAACGCTTGCTGAACCCCGGACCTGGGGGAATGGAGCGCCTGTGTATCTGGACTTCAACGGCAATGGCCCCGACATTGGTGCGGTGGAATCGGGGACGGCTGCCGTGACGCCCTCAGCTCCGGCTCCGGCACGGCTCATGCTGCCGGAGGATGGCGCTCAGGATGTCGGAAGTGCAAGCTATCTCACGTGGGAGGCACCCTCCAGTGCAGTGAGTTATCACATCCAGGTCGCGTTGACCAGCACCTTCACGAGCACTGCGGTCAATCAGGCCGGCATCATCGGTACGTCCTATCCCGCTGGCGCGTTGGCCGGCGGAACAACCTACTACTGGCGTGTGCGGGCGGCGAACACGGGCGGATACAGCTCGTGGTCAACGGCGCGCAGCTTCACAACGGCCGCCGGGTCCGGTGGCGACGGCAAGACCGGCGTCAATCTGCTGATCAACGGCGACTTTGAGAATGGGACGAGCGGATGGTCCTTCTTCACGAATGGCTCCGGTGCATTTTCGACGGTGTCCCCGGGCGCGGAGGGCGCATCATCGGGCCGGGTGACGATCTCGACCGGCGGCACGAACATCCAGGTCTTCCAGGGAGATCTTCCCCTGACAGCGGGGACGTACTATCGATTGACATTCTCCGCGTACTCCTCGACCGGCCATGATATGGCTCTTGGCCTGATGCAGCACACCAGCCCGTACACGAACTATGGCCTCTGGACCCGCACTGTGTGTCTCGGAACATCATGGCGGACCTATACCGTGTACATGCTGGCACAGAATTTCTCCGGTTCGGTCACGGACGGCCGGCTCCAGATATGGTTCCCGGCATTTGCCAGGGCGGGCGATGCCTATCATATCGACGGGCTGTCGCTGCAGGAGGTCGATCCGCCGTCCCCGCCGCCGTTGCCAACGGTGAACTTCCCGGTGTCGGGGGCTGTGGATCTGCCGTTCCCGGCCCGGATCTCCTGGAGTGGGGCGGACGCCGTGGACGAGTACCGGGTACAGATCGCGCGCGACGCCCAGTTCGCGACGATCGTATGCGACACGCTGGTTGCCGACACTCTGGTTGAGGTGCAGGCCCTGGACCCGGCGACACAATACTTCCACCGTATCCAGGCTCAACATGTCGGCGGCACATCATCCTTTTCGCCCGTGCGCTCCTTTACCACGGCCGTAACGAAGACGGCGGTCGAGGAAATCGATGGGCTTCCGGAACGGATCGTCCTTGATCAGAACTATCCGAATCCGTTCAACCCCACGACCATGATCCGCTACCGGTTGAATGCCGCCACGAAGGTCCGTCTGGCGGTGTATAATACCCTGGGAGCCGAGGTCGCTGTTCTGGCGGACCACGCTATGCCCGCTGGCGAGCACGAGGTGCCCTTCCAGGCTTCATCGCTCGCGAGTGGGACGTATTTCTACCGGCTGATCGCAGGGGGCGTTGTGGAGACCCGCCGGATGCTGCTCGTTCGATAA